The nucleotide window GGTGATTTCATCGATTCCGGCGTGGATGTGGTGCTGAACACGCTGTCCCTGAACGGTAAGACCTATGGGCCTGCCAAGCTGGCGCTGACGGCCAATCACCTGCACGCCCCTACCTTGGCCAAACTCAGCGAGACCATGAGCCGCATCCAGCGCGAAGTGCAGGAACCCGCCGCTCAGGCTGATCAGCTGATTGCCGCCTTCAAGAAGGATGGCCTGCCGCTGCTGCGCAATGATCCGGCGCTGGCCATCAAACAATTGTCCGTCAAGCTGCCCGAGGGCGAAGTCAGCCTCAAGGCCGATCTGGCACTCAAGGGCTTTGAGGACAAGGACCTCGATAATCCGATCAAGGTCATGGAAAAGCTCCAGGCCAATGCCGACCTCAAGCTGCCCAAACAGGTCATCGAAACCTATGTGCTGTGGCAGGCGCGCGGCATGATCGCGGTGGATACCGAAGAAGGCGAGCGCCCCGATACGGAAGAGCTGGACCAGCTGGCGCGTAACCTGATGGAAAGCCAGATCGAGAAGCTGACCCAGCAGCACCTGATCCGTGTGGAAGGCGAAAATCTGGCCACCACGGGCCAGTGGAAGAACGGCCGCCTCACCGTCAACGGCCGCCTGATTCCCCTGCCCTGGCAGGTGAATCTGCAAGCGGAAGCGGCTGCGCAGGGGCAGTAACGGTTACAGCTAGCTAAGCAAAAAGCCCGATCAACTGATCGGGCTTTTTTTTGCTGCGCTGATTGCACGCTACGGCAAACAATCCGGGTTTACAGGAACTCGCACAGATAGGCCGTATCCACCGCCACCTGCAGCTGGAACCTGCTGTCGCCCGGCACATGGAAATCCTGGCCGGCCTTGAAGGTTTGCCAAGCGTCGTTACCCGGCAGTTTCACCGTCAACGCGCCGGCCACCACGGTCATGCGCTCGGGCTTGCCGGTGCCGAATTCATATTCGCCCGGTGCCATCACGCCCACCGTGGCCGTGCCGGCTTCCACCGCAAAACCCAGCGACTTCACCTTGCCGTCGAAGTACTCATTGACCTTGATCATCTGCTTGCCCCGCATTGAAAACAAAACGGCGAGTATGCAGAGCGCACACCCGCCGTGTCAGAACTTGTCATTCCACGCTTAGAACCTGCGCGCGGCGGCTGACTGAATCAGAGCAAACGGAACGCCAGTGCAGCGACGATAGTCGGTGGAATCGCCGCGGCCAATAGCCAGAGCGGGTTCACAGCCCCGTCGTCGAAGTGCCCACGCAGTATCGACATACCCGCCGGGTTGGGCGCATTGGCAATCACCGTCAGGCCACCACCGGTTACCGCGCCGGCCACAAGCGAATACTTGAACTCATCACTGAGGCCTTCGACCAGCGAACCCAGATAGGTCAGCGCGGCGTTATCGGTAATGGCCGTGAGCGCGGTGGCACCATAGAACACGGCATCGGCGCTCATCGTCATCAGCACCGGCTGCAGCCACCACTGCTGCAAGCCGCCCAACACCACCAGCCCGGCGAGGAAGAACGCCACCAGCAGCCCCTCGCGCAGGATCAAGCGATCCTGGTACTGCGGGTAGGCCGAGGCCACCCCCATGAAGAACAGGAACAGGCCCATGAAGGCGGCCGGATGGTGCGCAAACACCACCACCCCGGCCAGAAAAGCCAGATGGATGCCGATCATGGTCCAGCTCATCGGCCCGGCAGCCTCCGTCTCCGCTCTGGGCGGCAAGGCGCGCAGCTCACGCGCGAACAGCAGCGTGACCACCAGCGCGTTGATCATGACGGCGAGCAAGGCTTTGTCGCCAAAGTTCAGGAACATGAAAGCCAGGTCCCAACCCCATTTGCCCGCCACCATCAACACGGGCGGCGCGGCATAAGGCGTGAGCGTGCCGCCTATGGAGATGTTGACGAACAACACTGCCAGCGTGGCGTACTTGAGCCGGCTGGACAGCCCCGCGCTGTAGAAGCGATCACGCAGCATCAGCGCCGCCAGCGTCATGGCCGCCGGCTCAGTGATGAACGAGCCCAGCAGCGGCACGACGGATAGCGCGAGGAAATAGAAGGTCCAGTTGGCATGCAGCGGAATCAACCGCGCCAGCAGCGCCACACCAGCCTTGGCGGCGTGCAGCACAGCGCGCGTGCCGGCGATCACCATGATCACGAACACGAACATGGGCTCGGTGAAATTGCGCGTATCGATGTACTGCGTGGCCTCGGCCTTGCCCAGCAGCACCAGCATGAAGCCCATCAGCACCATCGCCCAGAAGCCGAACACGACTTCGACTTCGCCCAACAGGTGCCACACACCTGCATGTTGCGGCTTGCTATGGGCTAGTCGCTCGAAAATGCTGGTCGAAAACGTGTGAGCAATCGCCAGTGCAAACAGCACGGCGCCAATGATTTCAATCGTGGTGGGCGATGCGGCAAGGGTCATGCGGACTCCTGTTCGATGTTCGTTTCCGCCGGCGAGCGGCGCAACAAGGCGTACTGTACGACACCCGCCTTGCCTTCGCGCAGCGTTTCCCAGCCCGCCAGCGGTGGTAGCTTGGCGGATTCGACATACACCCGCGCCCCGTCATTGAGCAGCGGCACCACCAGGGCCAGTGCCTTGGGCAGCAGATCACTGGCAAACGGCGGGTCCAGAAACACCAGATCAAAGCGATCGGCACAACGTGCCAGCCAGGCCATAGCATCGGCCGATACGAGTTCCACTGCCTGAGCCCCGAGCAGCGCGCGGTTATCGCGTAGCGCCTGCTGGGCCGGGCGCGCCATCTCGATCATCACCACGCGCGCGGCACCGCGGGACGCAGCCTCGAAACCCAGCGCACCTGCGCCGGCAAACAGATCAAGGCAGTGCAGGCCATGCAGCTCCTGCCCCAGCCAGTTGAACAGCGTTTCGCGCACGCGATCAGGCGTGGGGCGCAGGCCGTCACCGTCGGGAAAGGTCAGCAAACGGCGCCGATACTGGCCGGCAATGATGCGGACCGTGTTGCTGCGGGACGATTTGGCGGCGGGCTTGGGCATGCGGGGTATGGGCGAGCAGTCAGGCAAGGTAGAATCCTACCCCATTCCCCTACTTGGCCGGCTCGCCCGGCAAGCAAGACGCAATGTCCGATATGCAAGACACGCAAGCCGGCTGGGGCAAAAAGCTCTGGAAAACACTGAACACCGATATCAGCGAGTTAGCCGGCGGCAAACCTGCTGCCCCGGTCGCGCCTGCAACAGCGCCGAATGACGCCCCCCCCCCGGTTGCCACGGACGCACCCACCGCGCCCGTGCCAGCGGCAGAAGCCGCCGGTGCCGATGAGAAATCGTTCTGGCAGAAGACGGTCGAGGTCCTCAATACCGACGTCACCGTCCTCGCCAAGGATGTGGCCCACGCCAGCAGCGAGCTGTGGCAGTACAAGCTCAAAGCCGGCCTCGCCAAAACGCGCGACAAGCTCGGCAAGGAACTGGCTGCGCTGTTCGGCGGCGGCCAGATCGACGAGGACATTTACGAAGAACTCGAAACCGTGCTGCTCACGGCTGATATGGGCGTGGATGCCACCACCCATCTGCTCAAGGACGTACGCAACCGCGTCACCCTGGCCGGTCTCAAGGACGCCAGCGAGCTGCGTGGCGCACTTAAGGGCGCACTCACCGAGCTGATCGCCCCGCTCGAAAAGCCGCTCGCCATCGAAGGCCACAAACCCTTCATCATCATGGTGGCCGGCGTCAACGGCGCGGGCAAGACCACCAGCATCGGCAAGCTGGCCAAATACTTCCAGAGCCAGGGCAAGAGCGTGCTGCTGGCCGCGGGCGATACCTTCCGTGCCGCCGCGCGCGAGCAGCTGGCCGCCTGGGGCGAGCGCAACAACGTCACCGTCATTGCACAGGAAGGTGGCGATTCGGCCGCCGTGTGTTTTGACGCCATCAACGCCGCCAGGGCTCGTGGTATCGATATCGTGCTGGCCGATACCGCCGGCCGCCTGCCCACCCAGCTGCACCTGATGGACGAGATCGCCAAGGTCAAACGGGTGATCGCCAAGGCCGACCCGACCGGCCCGCATGAAGTGCTGCTGGTGCTCGACGCCAACACCGGCCAGAACGCGCTCATGCAGGTCAAAGCCTTTGACGACGCACTGGGTCTGACGGGCCTGGTGCTGACCAAGCTCGATGGCACCGCCAAGGGCGGCGTGATTGCCGGCATCGCCAAACAGAAGCCGATCCCGCTACGCTTCATCGGCGTGGGTGAGGGCATTGATGATCTGCGGCCGTTTACCGCGCAAGACTATGTGGATGCACTCATTGAATAAGGAAACCACCCGGCCTGCCGCAAGGCGCGCCGGCTACAGGCCATGATCCAGTTCAACCAAGTCACCAAGCGCTACCCAGGCGGTTACGAGGCGCTCAAGAACCTGAGCTTCCAGATCGAAACCGGCGAGCTGGTGTTTCTGGCCGGTCACTCGGGCGCAGGCAAGTCCACGCTGCTCCGGCTAATTGCCGGCATTGATCGCCCCACCGCCGGCTCCGTCGTCGTCAACGGCCAAAATCTGGCGGCCATCCGCCGTGGCGCCGTGCCCTTCGTGCGCCGCCATATCGGCCTGATCTTCCAGGACCACAAGATCCTGTTCGACCGCAGTGTGTTCGATAATGTGATGCTGCCACTGCAGATCGTGGGCTACGACCCGCGTGAAGCCGCGCGTCGCGTGCGTGCCGCGCTCGACAAGGTGGGCCTGCTGGGCCGCGAGAAGATGAACCCAGTGTCGCTCTCGGGTGGCGAACAGCAGCGCCTGTGCATTGCGCGTGCCGTGGTACACCGCCCCGCCATCCTACTGGCCGACGAACCCACGGGCAATCTCGACCGCGCCTACGCACTCGACATCATGGAGCTGTTCAAGAGCTTCCATCAGGTCGGCGTCACCATCGTGATCTCGGCGCACGATGAAACCCTGATGGCCGATTACGGCCGCCGCATCCTGCGCCTGTCCAAAGGCCAGTTTTCCCAATAAGACTTCAGATAGCGGCCCGCGATGAAACACTGGTTAATGCTGCACCGTATCGCTTTTGCCTCCACGCTCAAGCTGTTTGCCAGCAACCCGCTGGCATCGGGCTTCAACCTGCTTGTCATCGGCGTGGCGGTGGCACTGCCGCTGGGCCTGATGACGCTGGTCGATAACCTGCAGCGCCTGTCAGGCCGCCTGCCTACCGAACCGGAAGTCAGCGTCTTCCTCTATACCAGCGCCACCCCAGCCGACATCAATCGCGTGCGCGCGCTGATCGGCACCTTGCCCGATGTGACGCACAGTACCCATATCGACAAGCGTCAGGCACTGCGCGATCTGGAAGAGTCTAGCGGCATGCGCGAGCTGCTGGCCGGCCTGAGCGACAACCCGCTGCCCGATGCCTTCAGCCTGACGCTGAGCACCGCCGAGCCAGAAGCACTAAGCGCACTGAGCAACCGCCTCAAAGCCGATCCGGCCGTGGAAGCCGTGCAACTGGATTCCGAATGGGCTCGCCGTTTGGCCGCATTGGTACGCCTGGGTCGTGACCTCACCGTGGTGATTGCCGTGTTGTTCGGCGCGGGCCTGCTGCTCGTCACCACCAACCTGATCCGCATGCAGATCCTGACCCGGCGCGAGGAGATCGAAGTCAGCAAGCTGATTGGTGCCACGGACAGCTTCATCCGCCGCCCTTTCCTGTACTTTGCCGGCGTGCAGGCCGTGCTGGGCTCGGCCATCGGCATGCTGGTCGTCGCCATCATCCTGCAGCAGCTTGCCAAGCCGGTCGACACGCTGGCCGCCCTCTATGGCGAGCATTTCAATCTGATGCTGCCGCAGCCAGCTTTCCTGCTTACCGCAATGGGTTCCGTGGTGGCGCTGAGTCTGGCCGGGGCCATGCTGTCGGTCCGCAAGCATCTGCGCGAGACGGACTGATCCGTATATATATCTTTACCACTGGCCGCTACAAGCCAGCGCGGCTGACTAGAATGAACGAGTCTGGATGCTTGGCAGTCCTGTCATGGACATTGGAATGCGCACCTTCCTCGTCGCACTGCTCTGTTGCCTGCTGGTAGTGCCTTCGCCGGCTGCCGCAAGCACCGGGCATGCCTGCGTCAAGACAGTCCGGTGGAATCCGGATCTGCCCTACGCGGGCCAGGACGCCAGCG belongs to Chitinimonas sp. BJYL2 and includes:
- a CDS encoding pyrimidine/purine nucleoside phosphorylase, yielding MIKVNEYFDGKVKSLGFAVEAGTATVGVMAPGEYEFGTGKPERMTVVAGALTVKLPGNDAWQTFKAGQDFHVPGDSRFQLQVAVDTAYLCEFL
- a CDS encoding putative Na+/H+ antiporter, yielding MTLAASPTTIEIIGAVLFALAIAHTFSTSIFERLAHSKPQHAGVWHLLGEVEVVFGFWAMVLMGFMLVLLGKAEATQYIDTRNFTEPMFVFVIMVIAGTRAVLHAAKAGVALLARLIPLHANWTFYFLALSVVPLLGSFITEPAAMTLAALMLRDRFYSAGLSSRLKYATLAVLFVNISIGGTLTPYAAPPVLMVAGKWGWDLAFMFLNFGDKALLAVMINALVVTLLFARELRALPPRAETEAAGPMSWTMIGIHLAFLAGVVVFAHHPAAFMGLFLFFMGVASAYPQYQDRLILREGLLVAFFLAGLVVLGGLQQWWLQPVLMTMSADAVFYGATALTAITDNAALTYLGSLVEGLSDEFKYSLVAGAVTGGGLTVIANAPNPAGMSILRGHFDDGAVNPLWLLAAAIPPTIVAALAFRLL
- the rsmD gene encoding 16S rRNA (guanine(966)-N(2))-methyltransferase RsmD, producing MPKPAAKSSRSNTVRIIAGQYRRRLLTFPDGDGLRPTPDRVRETLFNWLGQELHGLHCLDLFAGAGALGFEAASRGAARVVMIEMARPAQQALRDNRALLGAQAVELVSADAMAWLARCADRFDLVFLDPPFASDLLPKALALVVPLLNDGARVYVESAKLPPLAGWETLREGKAGVVQYALLRRSPAETNIEQESA
- the ftsE gene encoding cell division ATP-binding protein FtsE, coding for MIQFNQVTKRYPGGYEALKNLSFQIETGELVFLAGHSGAGKSTLLRLIAGIDRPTAGSVVVNGQNLAAIRRGAVPFVRRHIGLIFQDHKILFDRSVFDNVMLPLQIVGYDPREAARRVRAALDKVGLLGREKMNPVSLSGGEQQRLCIARAVVHRPAILLADEPTGNLDRAYALDIMELFKSFHQVGVTIVISAHDETLMADYGRRILRLSKGQFSQ
- the ftsX gene encoding permease-like cell division protein FtsX translates to MKHWLMLHRIAFASTLKLFASNPLASGFNLLVIGVAVALPLGLMTLVDNLQRLSGRLPTEPEVSVFLYTSATPADINRVRALIGTLPDVTHSTHIDKRQALRDLEESSGMRELLAGLSDNPLPDAFSLTLSTAEPEALSALSNRLKADPAVEAVQLDSEWARRLAALVRLGRDLTVVIAVLFGAGLLLVTTNLIRMQILTRREEIEVSKLIGATDSFIRRPFLYFAGVQAVLGSAIGMLVVAIILQQLAKPVDTLAALYGEHFNLMLPQPAFLLTAMGSVVALSLAGAMLSVRKHLRETD
- the ftsY gene encoding signal recognition particle-docking protein FtsY, producing the protein MSDMQDTQAGWGKKLWKTLNTDISELAGGKPAAPVAPATAPNDAPPPVATDAPTAPVPAAEAAGADEKSFWQKTVEVLNTDVTVLAKDVAHASSELWQYKLKAGLAKTRDKLGKELAALFGGGQIDEDIYEELETVLLTADMGVDATTHLLKDVRNRVTLAGLKDASELRGALKGALTELIAPLEKPLAIEGHKPFIIMVAGVNGAGKTTSIGKLAKYFQSQGKSVLLAAGDTFRAAAREQLAAWGERNNVTVIAQEGGDSAAVCFDAINAARARGIDIVLADTAGRLPTQLHLMDEIAKVKRVIAKADPTGPHEVLLVLDANTGQNALMQVKAFDDALGLTGLVLTKLDGTAKGGVIAGIAKQKPIPLRFIGVGEGIDDLRPFTAQDYVDALIE